CCGTCCTCGTCCCGTTCAATGAGTCCCGCGCGTTCGAGCACTTCGAGCGCGCGGGTGACTTCCTGCGCGCTCACGCGCGGATGGAGGCGGCGGCCGATCCACTCGGGGTCTTCACGGAAGTCGGGCAGACGCAGGATTTCGCGAATCGGAAACGCATGCCAGGTCGAGTAGGCCTCGTAGTGTTCTTCGGAGAGCGAAGTCCGGCCTTCGATCGCATTGCGGCGCGTGCGCAGCTTGCGGTAGTAGCGATTGCGTTCGGTATCGGTACGCGCCTGGCCCAGGTGCACCAGCAGGGCGAAGTCGTCGCGCTCGCGGGCGGAGAGACCCAGGGCGTCGGCAAACTTGCGAATCGAAGCGTCCGAGAGATTGCGCTCGCCCTCAACGACATGCTTGAGGAAGCCCGAGGAGGCGTAGCCCGCGCTCTGCGCGAATTTGCGGTAGGAGAACCCCCGCGAAGTCTCGCGCAGGTAGT
The Chrysiogenia bacterium DNA segment above includes these coding regions:
- a CDS encoding TIGR02147 family protein — its product is MNERTTYRPTPVLYDDYREFLREMVDYLRETSRGFSYRKFAQSAGYASSGFLKHVVEGERNLSDASIRKFADALGLSARERDDFALLVHLGQARTDTERNRYYRKLRTRRNAIEGRTSLSEEHYEAYSTWHAFPIREILRLPDFREDPEWIGRRLHPRVSAQEVTRALEVLERAGLIERDEDGKLVPSHKALETSPDVASLAVRNYHRGMLSLAETSLDGLPRDARNISSLTVRMNHKQYEAVCERISRFQDEILDYLNGEPESPKGDDLPDELEEEIYFLGYLTVPATRKDKKK